From the Hyphomicrobium sp. ghe19 genome, one window contains:
- a CDS encoding glutamate--cysteine ligase: MSTREQGAASATIETRDDLVRWIAAGEKPKADWRIGTEHEKFVFRTVTLDPVPYGGTDGIRALMEELIRRYGWVAIKEGDNVIALKRPDGQKGGTISLEPGGQFELSGAPLETLHETAAETDEHLREVIDVGEDLAIGFLGVGFSPKWRLDQIPHMPKKRYQVMTRYMPTVGSRGLDMMYRTATIQVNLDFSSEADMVKKLRVSLALQPIATALFASSPFAEDRPNGFQSMRSEVWLDTDKRRTGMLPFAFEDGMGYERYVDYALDVPMYFVYRDGNYIDVAGSSFRDFLAGRLPGLKGELPTADDWSDHLTTLFPEVRLKRFLEMRGADAGRWGTITALSAFWTGILYDEAALDQAWTLVRDWTTEERENLRAAVPKTALATPFRTTTVASIARQALRISRHGLKNRARINTKNQDETVFLAPLEKIAGNGQTVADELLRRYSGEWEGNVDRIFEEFAF; the protein is encoded by the coding sequence ATGTCCACGCGAGAACAAGGCGCTGCGAGCGCGACGATCGAGACACGAGATGATCTCGTGCGCTGGATCGCGGCTGGCGAGAAGCCGAAAGCGGATTGGCGTATCGGCACCGAGCACGAAAAGTTCGTCTTTCGCACCGTCACGTTGGATCCCGTGCCGTACGGCGGCACCGATGGCATTCGCGCCTTGATGGAAGAGCTGATCCGCCGCTACGGATGGGTCGCGATCAAGGAAGGCGACAACGTCATCGCCCTGAAGCGCCCCGACGGCCAGAAGGGCGGCACGATCAGCCTCGAGCCCGGCGGCCAGTTCGAGCTTTCGGGTGCGCCACTCGAAACGCTGCACGAAACGGCAGCCGAAACCGACGAGCATCTGCGCGAAGTCATCGACGTCGGCGAAGATCTCGCCATCGGTTTTCTGGGCGTCGGATTTTCGCCGAAGTGGCGACTCGACCAGATCCCGCACATGCCGAAGAAGCGCTATCAGGTGATGACGCGCTATATGCCGACCGTCGGCAGCCGCGGTCTCGACATGATGTACCGGACCGCGACGATCCAGGTGAACCTCGATTTTTCGAGCGAAGCCGACATGGTGAAGAAGCTCCGCGTCTCGCTCGCGCTGCAGCCGATCGCGACTGCGCTGTTCGCGTCGTCGCCGTTCGCCGAGGATCGCCCCAACGGCTTTCAGTCGATGCGGAGCGAAGTCTGGCTCGACACCGACAAGCGCCGGACCGGCATGTTGCCGTTCGCGTTCGAAGACGGCATGGGCTACGAGCGCTACGTCGATTACGCGCTCGATGTGCCGATGTATTTCGTCTACCGGGACGGCAATTACATCGACGTCGCTGGTTCGTCGTTTCGCGATTTTCTGGCAGGCCGCCTGCCGGGGCTGAAAGGCGAGCTGCCGACCGCCGATGATTGGTCGGACCACCTCACCACGCTCTTCCCCGAAGTCCGGCTCAAACGGTTTCTGGAGATGCGCGGCGCCGACGCGGGGCGCTGGGGAACGATCACGGCGCTCTCGGCTTTCTGGACCGGAATTCTTTACGACGAGGCCGCGCTGGATCAGGCTTGGACGCTGGTCCGCGACTGGACCACCGAAGAGCGTGAAAATCTGCGGGCGGCGGTTCCGAAAACGGCGCTCGCGACGCCTTTCCGCACGACGACGGTCGCCAGCATCGCCCGCCAAGCGTTGCGCATTTCGCGGCACGGTCTCAAGAACCGGGCCCGCATCAACACCAAGAACCAGGACGAGACGGTATTTCTGGCCCCGCTCGAGAAGATCGCAGGCAACGGCCAGACCGTGGCGGACGAATTGCTGCGGCGTTATTCCGGGGAGTGGGAAGGCAACGTTGATCGGATCTTCGAGGAGTTTGCATTCTGA
- a CDS encoding 16S rRNA (uracil(1498)-N(3))-methyltransferase, translated as MAIRDLTSERLFVDDDLAPAKLLELEPPQAHYLTGVLRLRPGAKLLVFNGRDGEWVATLAEAHKRRVTLQVEEQTRPQESGPDIDYLFAPLKRSRLDYMVQKATEMGAARLRPVITERTVAERVNSERMRANVIEAAEQCGILQVPDVDPPAKLDDVLDDWDEARSLIYCDEHEQLSDPIRALEKLSAGPLAVLIGPEGGFSPRERQRLIGKPYVVPLSLGPRIMRADTAAVAALAIVNAVLGDWRRR; from the coding sequence ATGGCTATCCGCGACCTGACTTCAGAACGACTATTTGTCGACGACGATCTTGCCCCCGCCAAGCTCTTGGAGCTTGAGCCGCCGCAGGCACACTACCTGACGGGCGTCCTGCGTCTGCGGCCGGGGGCAAAGCTGTTGGTATTCAACGGCCGGGATGGCGAGTGGGTTGCGACCCTCGCCGAGGCGCACAAGCGGCGCGTCACGCTCCAAGTCGAGGAACAAACACGTCCCCAGGAAAGTGGCCCCGACATCGACTATTTGTTCGCGCCGCTCAAACGGTCGCGGCTCGATTACATGGTGCAGAAGGCGACTGAAATGGGCGCCGCGCGCCTCAGGCCCGTAATCACCGAAAGAACGGTCGCGGAAAGAGTTAACAGCGAGCGGATGCGCGCAAACGTGATCGAGGCGGCGGAGCAGTGCGGGATTCTGCAAGTGCCGGATGTCGACCCACCGGCCAAACTCGATGACGTTCTTGACGATTGGGACGAAGCGCGAAGCCTGATCTACTGCGATGAGCACGAGCAACTGTCTGACCCGATCAGGGCTTTGGAGAAGCTCTCAGCCGGGCCCCTGGCTGTCCTTATCGGACCCGAAGGTGGCTTTTCCCCGCGCGAGCGCCAGCGCCTCATCGGCAAGCCGTATGTCGTGCCGCTGTCGCTCGGGCCCCGAATCATGCGCGCCGATACCGCAGCCGTTGCCGCGCTCGCGATCGTCAACGCTGTTCTGGGCGATTGGCGCCGCCGTTAG
- the ubiA gene encoding 4-hydroxybenzoate octaprenyltransferase, whose translation MTTGAEISPKPTLRVADALPSNWVDRWAPASWQPYLRLGRFDRPIGAWLLLFPCWWSQTLAQVNSGDHLPNIGYLVLFAIGALAMRACGCAYNDWVDRDIDGRVERTANRPLPSGQVSPEAALGFVVATALVGLVVLLNFNSFTIWLAIASLFIVAAYPFAKRFTSYPQLVLGLAFNWGALVGWAAIKGSIGLPALALYAGCVFWTVGYDTIYAHQDKEDDALLGLGSTALHFGEDTVSFVGAMYGLAGILWLAAGALAGAHLVYFLAVVLVFLQMSWQVATLDIHNSANCLWRFKSNRDVGLAVFAGLVADMALSWFAGLS comes from the coding sequence TTGACGACGGGTGCCGAGATTTCGCCCAAGCCGACATTGCGTGTTGCGGATGCACTGCCCTCGAACTGGGTCGATCGATGGGCGCCGGCATCGTGGCAGCCGTACCTTCGGCTCGGGCGATTTGACCGGCCCATTGGCGCCTGGCTGTTGCTGTTTCCGTGCTGGTGGTCTCAGACCCTCGCCCAGGTCAACTCCGGCGATCACCTGCCGAATATCGGCTATCTCGTGCTTTTCGCCATCGGCGCCCTCGCGATGCGCGCCTGCGGTTGCGCCTATAACGACTGGGTCGACCGCGACATCGACGGCCGCGTCGAGCGGACGGCCAATCGTCCTCTGCCCTCGGGGCAAGTTTCGCCGGAAGCCGCACTTGGCTTCGTCGTCGCGACGGCGCTCGTCGGGTTGGTCGTCCTCCTGAACTTCAACAGCTTCACGATCTGGCTGGCCATCGCTTCGCTTTTCATCGTCGCGGCTTACCCTTTTGCGAAGCGCTTCACATCGTATCCGCAGCTGGTGCTGGGCCTCGCGTTCAACTGGGGCGCGCTCGTCGGATGGGCCGCGATCAAGGGATCGATCGGCCTTCCGGCGCTCGCCCTTTATGCGGGCTGCGTGTTCTGGACGGTCGGCTACGACACGATCTACGCGCACCAGGACAAAGAGGACGATGCGCTTCTGGGGCTCGGCTCGACGGCGCTGCATTTCGGCGAAGACACCGTCTCATTCGTCGGCGCGATGTACGGGCTCGCCGGAATTCTGTGGCTCGCCGCCGGCGCACTTGCCGGCGCCCACCTCGTCTATTTCCTCGCGGTCGTCCTGGTGTTCCTGCAGATGTCGTGGCAGGTCGCGACGCTCGATATTCACAATTCCGCCAACTGTCTCTGGCGATTCAAGTCGAACCGGGACGTCGGCCTCGCCGTCTTCGCGGGCCTTGTGGCGGATATGGCGCTGTCGTGGTTTGCCGGGCTCAGTTGA
- a CDS encoding DUF4170 domain-containing protein codes for MSQTSSSSDSKPQLLHLVFGGELETLEGHEFRDLEGLDIVGIYPDYQSAYAAWKNAAQRSVDNAMMRYFIVHLHRLLEPNGLKSAQPATSTT; via the coding sequence ATGTCCCAGACCTCATCTTCATCCGATTCAAAACCGCAGCTCCTGCATCTCGTTTTCGGGGGCGAACTCGAAACGCTCGAGGGCCACGAATTTCGCGATCTCGAGGGGCTTGATATCGTCGGCATCTATCCGGACTATCAGTCAGCTTATGCGGCTTGGAAGAACGCAGCCCAGCGCTCGGTCGACAATGCGATGATGCGGTATTTCATCGTCCATCTGCACAGGCTGCTCGAGCCGAATGGCCTGAAGTCTGCTCAGCCGGCAACATCCACCACGTGA
- a CDS encoding ABC transporter ATP-binding protein: MTANRLKPEKKPRPTLRLDAASRALLRRFVVDWVWPRRLELGWTLFLTACLAAVTGGYPAVIKKSFDMLMGNQHGALPFVLTAIVGITIARATLLFAQSVATNRFILRLTSDMQKLAFRHLISADFARLSRETPGRLMSRLTNDIGFVQGAMMAALNSIFRDTFSVIALVIAMLYLDWAMTLVVLSVYPLAALPVAAISQRLRRVAKQTQSGLGDMTSLLSEKLAGARLIKSFQLENYAADRLDNSFEQIYGLKMKSVRTRARMDPILEVLGGIAIAGVVGFAYLRISNGISTVGDFMGFITALLMAAQPIRALGNLAGRLQEGLAAAESFYGLIDEMPTIGDKPDAKRLSVSKGQISFRGVGFAYDAASEERAVHDVTLDVPGGSTVALVGRSGAGKSTIINLVPRLFDVTEGQILIDGQDVRDVTLSSLRDQIAIVSQDITLFDDTIEANIALGRLGASSEDIIEAAKAAAAHDFIMALPGGYQTMIGDRGSRLSGGQRQRVALARAILKDAPILLLDEATSALDNESEQLVQEALAKFTRTRTTLVIAHRLSTIQNADMICVMDGGRIVERGKHFELIDRNGAYARLNRSAHGPQAMIAE; encoded by the coding sequence GTGACGGCCAATCGTCTCAAACCCGAAAAGAAGCCGCGGCCGACTCTTCGGCTCGATGCGGCTTCGCGCGCGCTGCTTCGCCGTTTCGTCGTCGACTGGGTCTGGCCGCGTCGATTGGAGCTTGGCTGGACACTTTTTCTGACGGCGTGTCTTGCCGCGGTGACCGGCGGCTATCCGGCCGTCATCAAGAAATCATTCGACATGCTGATGGGCAACCAGCATGGCGCGCTACCGTTCGTGCTCACGGCGATCGTCGGCATTACGATTGCGCGCGCGACATTGCTTTTTGCGCAATCCGTCGCGACGAACCGCTTCATTCTGCGCCTGACGTCCGACATGCAGAAGCTCGCGTTCCGGCATCTGATCAGCGCCGATTTCGCGCGGCTGTCGCGGGAGACACCCGGCCGGCTGATGTCGCGACTGACGAACGACATCGGCTTCGTGCAAGGCGCGATGATGGCGGCGCTGAACTCGATTTTCCGCGACACCTTCTCGGTCATCGCGCTCGTGATCGCGATGCTCTATCTGGACTGGGCGATGACGCTCGTTGTCTTGAGCGTCTATCCGCTCGCGGCTTTGCCAGTCGCCGCAATCAGTCAACGACTCCGCCGTGTCGCCAAGCAGACGCAGAGCGGCCTCGGCGATATGACCTCGCTCCTCTCGGAAAAGCTCGCGGGCGCGCGCTTGATCAAGTCGTTTCAGCTCGAGAATTACGCGGCCGACCGCCTCGACAACAGCTTCGAGCAGATCTACGGGCTGAAGATGAAGTCGGTGCGGACTCGGGCGCGGATGGATCCGATCCTCGAAGTGCTCGGCGGCATTGCCATCGCCGGCGTCGTCGGATTTGCCTACTTGCGCATTTCGAACGGCATTTCGACCGTTGGCGATTTCATGGGGTTCATCACCGCGTTGCTCATGGCGGCGCAGCCCATTCGCGCGCTTGGAAACCTCGCCGGCCGGCTTCAAGAGGGCCTTGCTGCAGCTGAAAGTTTCTACGGCTTGATCGACGAGATGCCGACGATCGGCGACAAGCCGGACGCGAAGCGTCTCAGTGTTTCGAAAGGCCAGATCTCTTTCCGCGGGGTCGGGTTCGCTTACGACGCGGCGTCGGAAGAACGGGCCGTGCACGACGTCACGCTCGACGTTCCGGGCGGATCGACCGTCGCCCTCGTCGGCCGGTCGGGCGCGGGCAAATCGACCATCATCAATCTCGTGCCCAGGCTTTTCGATGTTACCGAAGGCCAGATCCTGATCGATGGCCAGGATGTTCGGGACGTCACGCTCTCGTCGCTGCGCGATCAGATCGCGATCGTCAGCCAGGACATCACGCTGTTCGACGACACGATCGAAGCGAATATCGCGCTTGGGCGCCTCGGTGCGAGCTCGGAAGACATCATCGAGGCTGCGAAAGCGGCGGCGGCTCACGACTTCATCATGGCGTTGCCTGGCGGCTATCAGACGATGATCGGCGATCGCGGCAGCCGCCTTTCGGGCGGGCAGCGCCAGCGCGTCGCGCTCGCGCGGGCCATCTTGAAGGACGCGCCGATCCTGCTGCTCGACGAGGCGACGAGCGCGCTCGACAACGAAAGCGAGCAACTGGTTCAGGAGGCGCTTGCCAAGTTCACGCGCACACGCACGACCCTCGTCATCGCGCATCGGCTTTCGACGATCCAGAACGCGGACATGATTTGCGTGATGGATGGGGGCCGCATCGTTGAGCGCGGGAAACATTTCGAGCTGATCGACCGCAACGGCGCTTATGCCCGGCTGAACCGGTCTGCGCACGGGCCTCAGGCGATGATCGCCGAGTGA
- a CDS encoding fused DSP-PTPase phosphatase/NAD kinase-like protein, producing MLLIDYGLVRTIYNNRHRVGRDAWRSAQPAPHHIAWAARRGIKTIINLRGEQSYGTRWLEQQACARHGLTLVDLTLRSRAAPSLAEFQAMKDVLAKAEYPILVHCKSGADRAGLMSVMISHLHDGQPIREAVKQLSLRYGHVRSADTGVLDAVFHRYLADEARTGIAFWDWIETVYDSREVNSTFKARGWANRLVNNILNRE from the coding sequence ATGCTGCTGATCGATTATGGCCTCGTGCGGACCATTTACAATAATCGCCATCGCGTGGGCAGGGATGCGTGGCGCTCGGCGCAGCCCGCGCCCCATCACATCGCCTGGGCAGCCAGGCGCGGTATAAAGACGATCATCAATCTGCGCGGCGAGCAGTCCTATGGCACACGCTGGCTCGAGCAGCAGGCGTGCGCTCGCCATGGCCTCACGCTCGTCGATCTGACCTTGCGATCGCGCGCCGCGCCCTCACTCGCCGAATTTCAGGCAATGAAAGATGTGCTGGCAAAAGCTGAATATCCCATCCTCGTTCACTGCAAATCGGGCGCCGACCGCGCGGGCTTGATGAGCGTGATGATCAGTCATCTGCACGATGGGCAGCCGATCCGAGAGGCGGTGAAGCAGCTTTCCTTGCGCTACGGTCACGTCCGCAGCGCCGACACAGGCGTGCTGGATGCCGTCTTCCACCGCTATCTCGCTGACGAGGCCCGCACCGGGATCGCGTTCTGGGATTGGATCGAAACGGTTTACGATTCCCGCGAAGTGAACTCGACGTTCAAGGCGCGCGGTTGGGCGAACAGGCTCGTGAACAACATCCTTAACCGCGAATAG
- a CDS encoding glycosyltransferase N-terminal domain-containing protein, producing the protein MAEIKKRLVRLGGSTLARLIRHVANSSQVIHEPPDLMDRLSDTHPCIVACWHGQFMMIATLRPENVRISAMVARHGDAEIISETLQAIDVQLIRGAGAGWRKKDRGGAAALRASLQALSEGSSLVMTADVPPGPARVAGAGIVTIARMSGRPIVPVALATKRFASFDTWSRLTINLPYSKLAAVVGEPIHVPSEADAELLESKRVELETALNTATLRAYELAGADIKRATPLDVLAAASAPTPGLVLKAYRAGTAALRPAVPLLLNMRGQQGKEDPNRRGERLGFAGRPRPAGQVVWVHAASVGETNAILPLIDSLLDANPHIHILLTTGTKTSAEIAAHRLPPRALHQYVPLDVPHYVARFLDHWKPSISIFTESDIWPNLILGTAERGIPLVLVNARMSPRSISRWRKYAAVGRPLFSRFAAVLSQNSQITRAMKRLGAPNVITAGNLKIDSPPPPVNADLLASLKNAVGQRPLFLAASTHPGEDTVIAAAHSLMRRDIEGLLTIIVPRHPERGGGLAASLGGLGLRTQLRSRSSAPETDTEIYVADTIGELGTFYSISPVALVGGSLVEHGGQNPIEAVRLGSCVLTGPFTHNFRDAYAALFREGGAVEVRSSDDIARQVTLLLADQAAAKRMRQGADLALQSMGGALAKTLGAIQPLLEKQRA; encoded by the coding sequence ATGGCAGAAATCAAGAAGAGGCTCGTGCGACTTGGCGGCTCGACGCTGGCGCGCCTTATCCGCCACGTGGCCAATTCGTCTCAGGTTATTCACGAACCGCCGGACCTGATGGACCGGCTTAGCGATACCCACCCCTGTATCGTCGCGTGCTGGCACGGCCAGTTCATGATGATCGCGACGCTTCGTCCTGAAAACGTCAGGATTTCAGCGATGGTCGCGCGGCACGGCGACGCCGAGATCATCAGCGAAACATTACAAGCCATCGACGTTCAACTCATTCGCGGCGCGGGGGCCGGCTGGCGCAAGAAGGATCGCGGCGGCGCGGCGGCTCTTCGCGCATCGCTGCAGGCACTTTCCGAAGGCTCGTCACTCGTGATGACGGCCGACGTCCCGCCGGGGCCGGCGCGGGTTGCGGGCGCGGGCATCGTCACGATCGCGCGCATGTCGGGTCGGCCTATCGTTCCCGTCGCGCTCGCCACGAAACGTTTCGCGTCGTTCGATACCTGGAGCCGGCTGACGATCAATCTGCCGTACTCGAAACTTGCAGCCGTCGTCGGCGAACCAATTCATGTTCCGAGCGAGGCGGACGCGGAGTTGCTCGAATCAAAACGCGTCGAGCTCGAGACCGCGCTCAACACCGCGACGCTCCGGGCGTACGAACTTGCCGGTGCCGATATCAAGCGAGCGACGCCGCTCGATGTCCTTGCGGCGGCCTCGGCGCCGACGCCAGGCCTCGTGCTCAAGGCTTATCGCGCCGGAACAGCAGCGTTGCGGCCAGCGGTGCCGCTGCTTCTCAACATGCGCGGACAGCAGGGTAAGGAAGATCCGAACCGCCGCGGCGAACGATTGGGCTTTGCGGGCCGGCCGCGTCCCGCGGGACAGGTGGTGTGGGTTCATGCGGCGAGCGTCGGCGAGACGAACGCGATCCTTCCGCTCATCGACAGTCTGCTCGACGCCAATCCGCACATTCACATTCTGCTGACGACGGGAACGAAAACATCAGCGGAGATTGCGGCGCATCGCTTGCCGCCACGGGCATTGCATCAGTACGTGCCTCTCGACGTTCCCCACTACGTCGCTCGCTTTCTCGATCACTGGAAGCCGTCGATATCGATCTTTACGGAATCCGACATCTGGCCGAATCTCATTCTCGGAACGGCGGAGCGGGGAATTCCTCTCGTGCTCGTCAACGCGCGCATGTCACCACGCAGCATCAGCCGCTGGCGCAAATATGCGGCCGTCGGCCGGCCGCTGTTTTCGCGCTTCGCGGCCGTGCTCTCGCAGAATTCGCAGATTACGCGGGCGATGAAGCGTCTCGGTGCCCCGAACGTCATCACGGCCGGCAACCTGAAAATCGATTCACCGCCACCTCCGGTCAACGCGGATCTGCTGGCGTCGCTGAAGAACGCCGTTGGCCAGCGTCCGCTGTTCCTCGCGGCCAGCACCCATCCCGGCGAAGACACGGTGATCGCCGCGGCGCATTCGCTGATGAGGCGCGATATCGAAGGACTGCTGACGATCATCGTTCCTCGTCATCCGGAACGCGGCGGCGGCCTTGCGGCGTCACTCGGCGGCCTCGGGCTCAGAACGCAACTGCGCTCGCGCTCCTCCGCACCCGAGACCGATACCGAGATCTACGTCGCCGACACGATTGGCGAGCTTGGAACATTCTATTCGATCTCGCCCGTTGCGCTCGTCGGCGGATCTCTGGTCGAGCATGGCGGTCAAAACCCGATCGAAGCCGTTCGTCTCGGCTCGTGCGTTTTAACCGGTCCGTTCACGCACAATTTTCGCGATGCGTATGCCGCGCTCTTCCGCGAGGGCGGCGCCGTCGAAGTCAGGTCGTCCGACGACATCGCGCGGCAGGTTACGCTGCTGCTAGCCGATCAAGCCGCGGCCAAGCGCATGCGGCAGGGCGCAGACTTGGCGCTTCAGTCCATGGGCGGCGCGCTCGCCAAGACGCTCGGCGCCATTCAGCCATTGCTTGAAAAACAGCGAGCGTGA
- the lpxK gene encoding tetraacyldisaccharide 4'-kinase, giving the protein MPISEPSWWYGPGSGWQTALLSPIGSIVGRIASRRIENANPYRSALPVICAGNFTAGGSGKTPLALFIAKLVAEDDREPWFLSRGYGGSLEGPVRVSADLHTARDVGDEPLLLARAAPTVVSRDRRKGAEVIESMASKRAVIIMDDGLQNPALAKDLAIALVDAKRGVGNGLVIPAGPLRAPLDVQTALANLIVLTGSDDADDRSFVDRLKGMTRAPIISAQTRAEDDNAKFRGRRVHAFAGIANPDRFFATLASLGADIIARRAFADHHMFSEAEARDLIEAAERGNAALVTTEKDIARLSGASGARGALKERAETVAIKTSLEGGDLDVMRGLIRDAIAR; this is encoded by the coding sequence GTGCCCATCTCTGAACCGAGCTGGTGGTACGGGCCGGGCAGCGGATGGCAGACTGCACTTCTCTCTCCAATCGGCAGCATCGTCGGCCGGATCGCAAGCCGCCGCATTGAGAACGCAAATCCCTATCGCTCGGCGCTTCCCGTTATCTGCGCCGGAAACTTCACGGCCGGCGGCTCGGGCAAGACTCCGCTCGCTTTGTTCATTGCCAAGCTCGTCGCGGAAGACGATCGCGAGCCATGGTTTCTTTCGCGCGGTTACGGTGGAAGTCTCGAGGGTCCGGTGCGCGTCAGTGCCGATCTCCATACGGCGCGCGACGTCGGGGACGAGCCGCTGCTTCTTGCCCGTGCTGCGCCGACGGTCGTCTCGCGCGATCGCCGCAAAGGCGCGGAAGTGATCGAGAGCATGGCTTCGAAACGCGCCGTCATCATCATGGACGACGGCTTGCAAAATCCGGCGCTCGCGAAGGATCTTGCTATCGCGCTCGTCGATGCGAAACGCGGCGTTGGCAACGGGCTCGTCATTCCTGCAGGCCCCCTGCGCGCACCACTCGATGTTCAAACGGCGCTTGCAAACCTGATCGTGCTCACCGGAAGTGATGATGCGGACGACCGTTCCTTCGTTGATCGGCTCAAAGGGATGACGCGCGCGCCGATCATTTCCGCTCAGACGCGCGCTGAAGACGACAACGCGAAGTTTCGCGGCCGGCGCGTGCATGCTTTTGCAGGCATCGCCAATCCCGACCGCTTTTTTGCGACTCTCGCTTCACTCGGAGCCGACATCATCGCGCGAAGGGCATTCGCCGATCACCACATGTTCAGCGAGGCGGAGGCCCGCGATCTGATCGAAGCGGCCGAACGCGGCAACGCGGCTCTCGTGACTACGGAAAAAGATATCGCGCGGCTTTCCGGAGCATCAGGCGCGCGCGGGGCGCTCAAAGAGCGTGCAGAAACCGTCGCGATCAAAACGTCTCTCGAAGGCGGGGATCTCGACGTGATGCGCGGGCTGATCCGTGATGCAATCGCTCGCTAG
- a CDS encoding DUF2093 domain-containing protein, translated as MNRIEKFFGLRNEAKIRYLDGEFEVMSPGDFVRCAVTGQPIALPDLRYWSVDAQEAYASAEISVQRYLELNAIERSNAPAR; from the coding sequence ATGAATCGAATTGAGAAATTTTTTGGTCTGCGTAACGAAGCCAAGATTCGCTATCTGGATGGCGAGTTCGAAGTGATGTCTCCGGGGGATTTCGTGCGCTGCGCGGTAACGGGCCAGCCCATCGCGCTTCCCGATCTTCGTTATTGGAGCGTCGACGCGCAGGAGGCATATGCCTCGGCGGAAATCTCCGTGCAGCGTTACCTCGAGCTTAATGCCATCGAACGTTCGAACGCGCCCGCTCGCTGA
- the xseA gene encoding exodeoxyribonuclease VII large subunit, translating into MNSIPNTSEARPGANAPEFSVSELSGAIKRALEDGFGYVRLKGEISGYRGPHASGHCYFALKDDKAKIEAVIWKGSFGRLRFKPEEGMEVIAQGKITTFPGSSKYQIVIEALEPAGAGALMALLEERKRKFAAEGLFDEARKKPRPFLPKVVGIVTSPTGAVIRDMLHGFNERYPARVLLWPVRVQGEGSAAEVAAAIRGFNALETGGKIPRPDVLIVARGGGSLEDLWSFNEEIVVRAAAESRIPLISAVGHETDWTLIDLVADARAPTPTKAAEWAVPKYSELIDGLEKLMLRKRTAVRRSLEGAKTHLKASSRGLPKLQDLVALPRQRFDEADRRLSRALLANTRAHATRLARISGRLSPAPILQKHSRCGERLQTLERRAGRALLNRVAVSRRVLDGKAALLNSLGYHSILSRGFALVRNEAGQTIRQAASVVAGAMLNIELSDGQIAARAEGPLKSGPAKADPGAGKTPRQKPGGRGGQGSLF; encoded by the coding sequence TTGAATTCAATTCCCAACACCAGCGAAGCCCGCCCCGGCGCCAATGCCCCGGAGTTCTCTGTGTCCGAACTTTCGGGCGCGATAAAGCGCGCCCTCGAGGACGGCTTCGGCTATGTCCGCCTCAAGGGCGAGATCTCGGGTTATCGCGGGCCGCACGCATCGGGACACTGCTATTTCGCGCTGAAGGACGACAAGGCGAAGATAGAGGCCGTGATCTGGAAAGGATCGTTCGGCCGGCTCCGCTTCAAGCCCGAAGAGGGCATGGAAGTCATCGCCCAGGGAAAGATCACGACGTTCCCTGGCTCGTCGAAATATCAAATCGTCATCGAAGCTCTGGAGCCCGCGGGCGCCGGCGCGCTGATGGCGCTGCTCGAAGAGCGCAAGCGCAAATTCGCGGCCGAAGGCCTGTTCGACGAAGCCCGCAAGAAGCCGCGTCCGTTTCTGCCGAAAGTCGTCGGCATCGTCACGTCGCCGACGGGCGCCGTTATTCGCGACATGCTGCACGGCTTCAACGAGCGCTATCCGGCGCGCGTTCTTCTCTGGCCGGTGCGCGTGCAAGGCGAGGGAAGCGCGGCTGAAGTCGCCGCAGCGATCCGCGGCTTCAACGCGCTCGAAACCGGCGGCAAAATTCCCCGGCCCGACGTTCTGATCGTCGCGCGCGGCGGCGGCAGTCTCGAAGACCTCTGGAGTTTCAACGAAGAGATCGTGGTAAGAGCGGCAGCCGAGAGCCGCATTCCGCTGATTTCCGCCGTCGGCCACGAGACGGATTGGACGCTCATCGATCTCGTCGCTGATGCCCGCGCGCCGACGCCGACGAAAGCCGCCGAATGGGCCGTGCCGAAGTATTCCGAGCTGATCGACGGGCTCGAAAAGCTCATGCTGCGCAAGCGAACAGCGGTTCGCCGCTCGCTTGAGGGCGCGAAAACACACCTGAAGGCATCGTCGCGCGGCCTGCCGAAACTGCAGGATCTCGTCGCGCTGCCGCGCCAACGCTTCGACGAGGCCGATCGCCGCCTCTCGCGGGCGCTTCTCGCCAACACACGAGCACATGCAACACGGCTCGCGCGCATCAGCGGACGTTTGTCTCCCGCGCCGATACTTCAGAAACATTCCCGCTGCGGCGAGCGGCTTCAGACACTCGAACGGCGCGCCGGCCGCGCACTTCTCAACCGCGTGGCGGTCAGTCGCAGGGTTCTTGATGGTAAAGCGGCGCTGCTCAACTCATTGGGCTATCACAGCATCCTGTCTCGCGGCTTTGCACTCGTCAGGAACGAGGCCGGGCAGACGATCCGGCAAGCGGCGTCCGTCGTCGCCGGGGCGATGCTGAACATCGAGTTGTCCGACGGGCAGATTGCGGCGAGAGCCGAAGGCCCGCTAAAATCAGGACCCGCTAAAGCCGATCCAGGAGCGGGTAAAACGCCGCGCCAAAAGCCCGGCGGACGCGGCGGACAAGGCTCACTTTTTTGA